In Halococcus salifodinae DSM 8989, one DNA window encodes the following:
- a CDS encoding redoxin domain-containing protein, translating into MVSDGDSAPDFTAKLAGDEPAEFTLSEQFGEAPLVLAFFPGAFTPPCTNEMVAFQDDLDALRGTGATLYGISADSPFSQAAFQDEHGLEFDLVSDMDRAAIEAYDVSLDIDDLGLQGVAERAIFVIDGDGTITYSWVADDPTNEPDYDAVHEAAEAAA; encoded by the coding sequence ATGGTTTCTGATGGCGATTCCGCCCCTGACTTCACCGCAAAGCTCGCCGGCGACGAGCCGGCGGAATTCACGCTCTCGGAACAGTTCGGCGAGGCACCGCTCGTGCTCGCCTTCTTCCCGGGTGCGTTCACGCCGCCGTGTACCAACGAGATGGTGGCGTTTCAGGACGACCTCGACGCTCTTCGCGGGACCGGGGCGACCCTGTACGGGATCAGCGCCGACTCGCCGTTCTCCCAGGCCGCGTTCCAAGACGAACACGGTCTGGAGTTCGATCTCGTGAGCGACATGGATCGAGCGGCCATCGAGGCCTACGACGTGAGCCTCGACATCGACGATCTCGGGCTCCAGGGCGTGGCCGAGCGCGCGATCTTCGTCATCGACGGCGACGGGACGATTACGTACTCGTGGGTCGCCGACGATCCGACCAACGAGCCCGACTACGACGCGGTCCACGAGGCTGCCGAGGCCGCGGCGTAA
- a CDS encoding translation initiation factor IF-5A: protein MAREQTQVRDLGEGSYVMIDDAPCKITAYSTAKPGKHGSAKARVEGTGVFDGNKRNFTQPVDAKVWVPIIHRKQGQVVSVESDDVSQVMALDTYETFTIKTGDADLAPDDEIEYLEMDEQRKIV from the coding sequence ATGGCCAGAGAGCAGACGCAGGTGCGCGACCTCGGCGAGGGTAGCTACGTGATGATCGACGACGCGCCGTGCAAGATCACGGCGTACAGCACGGCGAAACCGGGCAAGCACGGCAGCGCGAAGGCCCGTGTCGAGGGCACGGGCGTCTTCGACGGGAACAAGCGCAACTTCACCCAACCCGTCGACGCGAAGGTCTGGGTCCCGATCATCCACCGAAAGCAGGGCCAGGTCGTGAGTGTCGAGTCCGACGACGTCTCCCAGGTGATGGCGCTCGACACCTACGAGACGTTCACGATCAAGACCGGCGACGCCGACCTCGCGCCCGACGACGAGATCGAGTATCTCGAGATGGACGAGCAGCGAAAGATCGTCTGA
- a CDS encoding transcription factor S, translating to MQFCDECGSMMHADGDEMVCADCGERVPKDGERAAAFVSTESQTTDDVIETSEDAADEGKPTAEVECDDCGNDRAWYTIKQTGSADEPPTRFFKCTECGHRWRGYS from the coding sequence ATGCAGTTCTGCGACGAGTGCGGATCGATGATGCACGCAGACGGCGACGAGATGGTGTGCGCCGACTGTGGCGAGCGCGTCCCGAAGGACGGCGAGCGCGCAGCGGCGTTCGTGAGCACCGAATCCCAGACCACCGACGACGTGATCGAAACCAGCGAGGACGCCGCCGACGAGGGCAAACCCACCGCCGAGGTCGAGTGCGACGACTGTGGCAACGATCGTGCGTGGTACACCATCAAGCAGACCGGCTCGGCCGACGAGCCGCCGACGCGATTCTTCAAATGTACCGAGTGCGGTCATCGCTGGCGTGGGTACAGCTAA
- a CDS encoding YkgJ family cysteine cluster protein codes for MNEPRRVEVHPGCEAVVAFDPDLTFECVDSCTWCCGHGVLLYDHDLLGLAQRANLNDATTTAHGEQFVRREQKDRDDHTGDDGAACYFLGEDGLCSLHAEHDWKPARCSVFPLEVHYENGEIRVTVRDEAEEHCEGLDVSERRVIDNLDAFLPEVLWSLENPETKIEL; via the coding sequence GTGAACGAGCCACGCCGCGTCGAGGTCCATCCCGGCTGTGAGGCGGTCGTGGCGTTCGATCCCGACCTCACCTTCGAGTGCGTCGACTCGTGTACGTGGTGCTGTGGCCACGGCGTGTTGCTCTACGATCACGATCTCCTCGGCCTCGCCCAACGCGCGAACCTGAACGACGCCACCACGACCGCCCACGGCGAGCAGTTCGTCCGCCGTGAGCAAAAGGACAGAGACGACCACACTGGCGACGACGGCGCGGCGTGTTACTTCCTCGGCGAGGACGGCCTGTGTTCGCTCCACGCCGAACACGACTGGAAGCCCGCGCGGTGTTCGGTGTTCCCGCTCGAAGTCCACTACGAGAACGGTGAGATCCGCGTGACGGTACGCGACGAGGCCGAAGAACACTGCGAGGGTCTCGACGTGAGCGAGCGCCGCGTGATCGACAACCTCGACGCCTTTCTTCCCGAGGTGCTCTGGTCGCTGGAAAACCCCGAAACGAAGATCGAGCTGTAG
- a CDS encoding adenosylhomocysteinase yields the protein MTDAAPITDRIDDPESARESGRQKIDWAREHMPIMRALREEFEAEQPLAGERIGMAMHVEATTAVLTETLAAAGAEIAITGCNPLSTHDDVSRALDAHESITSYAERGVDDDAYYAAIEAVIGHEPTITVDDGMDMVAAIHDDYPELIDSIVGGCEETTTGVHRLRAMDDDGALEYPVFAVNDTPMKRLFDNVHGTGESALSAIAMTTNLSFAGKTIVVAGYGYCGQGVAKKAAGQNAHVVVCEVDPRRALEAHMEGYEVLPMSEAAAKGDVFVTTTGNRDVITAEHFERMGDGALLANAGHFDVEIDLDGLSDLAASTREVRPGVQEYELDDGTRLNVLAEGRLVNLAAPVALGHPVEVMDQSFGVQAVCVRELSGAAYEPGVHDVPDDLDREVAEIKLDAEGLAIDELSDEQTEYMGSWDHGT from the coding sequence ATGACCGACGCCGCGCCGATCACCGACCGTATCGACGATCCCGAGAGCGCCCGCGAGTCGGGCCGCCAGAAGATCGACTGGGCACGCGAGCACATGCCGATCATGCGCGCGCTTCGTGAGGAATTCGAGGCCGAACAACCTCTCGCGGGCGAGCGGATCGGGATGGCGATGCACGTCGAGGCCACTACTGCTGTGCTCACCGAGACGCTCGCCGCCGCCGGCGCGGAGATCGCGATCACAGGCTGTAACCCGCTTTCGACCCACGACGACGTGAGTCGGGCGCTCGACGCCCACGAATCGATCACTTCCTACGCCGAGCGCGGCGTCGACGACGACGCCTACTACGCCGCGATCGAGGCCGTGATCGGCCACGAGCCCACGATTACTGTGGACGACGGGATGGACATGGTCGCCGCGATCCACGACGACTATCCCGAACTCATCGACTCCATCGTGGGTGGGTGCGAGGAGACGACGACGGGCGTCCACCGCCTCCGCGCGATGGACGACGACGGCGCGCTGGAGTACCCCGTGTTCGCGGTGAACGACACGCCGATGAAACGGCTGTTCGACAACGTTCACGGCACGGGTGAGTCCGCGCTGTCGGCGATCGCGATGACCACCAACCTCTCGTTTGCGGGGAAAACGATCGTCGTCGCAGGGTATGGTTACTGTGGCCAGGGTGTCGCGAAGAAGGCCGCCGGCCAGAACGCCCATGTCGTCGTTTGCGAGGTCGATCCCCGGCGCGCGTTGGAGGCTCACATGGAGGGGTACGAGGTCCTTCCCATGAGCGAAGCCGCGGCGAAAGGCGACGTGTTCGTCACCACGACCGGCAACCGCGACGTCATCACCGCCGAGCACTTCGAGCGGATGGGCGACGGCGCGCTGCTCGCGAACGCGGGCCACTTCGACGTCGAGATCGACCTCGACGGGCTCTCGGATCTCGCGGCGAGCACCCGTGAGGTGCGGCCCGGGGTTCAGGAGTACGAACTCGACGACGGCACGCGGCTGAACGTGCTCGCCGAGGGCCGACTCGTCAACCTCGCCGCGCCGGTCGCGCTCGGCCACCCGGTCGAGGTGATGGACCAGAGCTTCGGCGTCCAGGCAGTCTGTGTGCGCGAACTCAGCGGGGCAGCGTACGAGCCGGGCGTCCACGACGTTCCCGACGATCTCGACCGTGAGGTCGCCGAGATCAAACTCGACGCCGAGGGGCTCGCGATCGACGAACTCTCCGACGAACAGACGGAGTACATGGGAAGCTGGGATCACGGAACGTGA
- a CDS encoding YihY/virulence factor BrkB family protein: MNERLAAAAATVRRIVRHVTGNYVPFLAGSLAYHVFVALVPVSLLSLVVVSAVGGEAGVDYLVELTQPYLTPRARALLANAITGAADRTGLVVLGAGALVWSLFRIFRGLDIAFATIYDAPTHDSLGRQFGDGVVAVLAVTGGLAASVVVGAIVAVVPLGPLARLANPLLFVVVLAVVFFPLYYVFPNVEVTPRDVLPGTVVAAIGWALFHVIFQLYATYAITQEAYEVLGVVLSVLIWVYASMFILLTGAAVNAVLGGHG, from the coding sequence ATGAACGAGCGACTCGCCGCCGCAGCCGCGACTGTCCGCCGGATCGTTCGTCACGTGACCGGGAACTACGTGCCCTTTCTCGCGGGGAGCCTCGCATACCACGTGTTCGTCGCGCTGGTTCCCGTCTCCTTGCTCTCGCTCGTCGTGGTTTCGGCGGTCGGCGGCGAGGCCGGCGTCGACTATCTCGTCGAACTGACACAGCCGTATCTCACGCCGCGGGCGCGGGCGCTGCTCGCGAACGCCATCACGGGCGCGGCGGATCGAACAGGACTGGTGGTGTTGGGTGCTGGTGCGCTGGTCTGGAGCCTGTTCAGGATCTTCCGCGGGCTCGACATCGCCTTCGCGACGATCTACGACGCTCCGACTCACGACTCGCTCGGGCGACAGTTCGGCGACGGCGTCGTGGCCGTGCTCGCGGTGACTGGTGGCCTCGCAGCGTCGGTGGTCGTCGGGGCGATTGTCGCGGTAGTGCCGCTGGGGCCGCTCGCCCGGCTCGCCAACCCGCTGCTGTTCGTGGTCGTGCTGGCGGTCGTGTTCTTCCCGCTGTACTACGTGTTTCCGAACGTCGAAGTGACGCCCCGCGACGTGCTCCCTGGCACGGTGGTGGCCGCGATCGGCTGGGCACTCTTTCACGTCATCTTTCAGCTCTACGCCACCTACGCGATCACGCAGGAGGCCTACGAGGTGCTCGGTGTGGTGCTCTCGGTGCTGATCTGGGTGTACGCGAGCATGTTCATCCTCCTCACCGGAGCGGCCGTGAACGCCGTTCTCGGGGGCCACGGCTGA
- the hjc gene encoding Holliday junction resolvase Hjc translates to MSNAKGDRRERELVNELDDAGFAVMRAPASGSATDRELPDVLAGNDGDFFAIEAKSSAGDPIYLTGEEVEALVYFAQNFGAKPRIGVRFDREAWYFFHPGDCYVTDGGNYRVKKETALEEGTDFDELTGQSTRTQLDQYDV, encoded by the coding sequence GTGAGCAACGCCAAGGGCGATCGTCGGGAGCGCGAACTCGTCAACGAGCTCGACGATGCCGGGTTCGCGGTGATGCGCGCGCCGGCGAGCGGCAGTGCGACCGACCGCGAGCTCCCCGACGTGCTCGCCGGTAACGACGGTGATTTTTTCGCGATCGAGGCGAAATCCTCCGCGGGCGACCCGATCTATCTCACCGGCGAGGAGGTCGAAGCGCTGGTCTACTTCGCCCAAAACTTCGGCGCGAAACCCCGTATCGGAGTACGGTTCGACCGCGAAGCGTGGTACTTCTTCCATCCGGGCGACTGCTACGTCACCGACGGTGGCAACTACCGCGTCAAAAAGGAGACCGCGCTCGAAGAGGGCACCGACTTCGACGAACTCACCGGCCAGTCGACCCGCACGCAGCTGGACCAATACGACGTCTAA
- a CDS encoding potassium channel family protein: MRCVIVGYGRVGIRTAQILAEEGHDVLVIDNDPAKVERAREAGFAVIEGDGATDDVLAEADLDTADAVGGLTGDPETNFTVCTAANERGCRTVLRISEEFSEAVYQQYSEGVDEIVYPEQLGAAGAKTALLGGDFNVLADITEKLAATTLTVPEGSPAIDERVVSLDVPEGVRIYAHGRAGEAMDIPLPRTAIEAGDQLAVVAEPDAVSVVRDRLRGDTGEA; the protein is encoded by the coding sequence ATGAGATGTGTGATCGTCGGGTACGGTCGCGTCGGGATTCGGACCGCACAGATCCTCGCCGAAGAGGGCCACGACGTTCTCGTGATCGACAACGATCCGGCGAAGGTCGAACGCGCCCGCGAGGCGGGCTTTGCGGTCATCGAGGGCGACGGCGCGACCGACGATGTCCTCGCCGAGGCTGACCTCGACACTGCCGATGCGGTCGGCGGACTCACGGGCGATCCCGAGACCAACTTCACGGTGTGTACGGCCGCGAACGAGCGCGGCTGTCGCACGGTGTTACGGATCAGCGAGGAGTTCAGCGAGGCGGTCTACCAGCAGTACAGCGAGGGCGTCGACGAGATCGTCTACCCAGAGCAGTTGGGAGCCGCAGGGGCAAAGACCGCACTCCTCGGGGGCGATTTCAACGTCCTCGCCGACATCACCGAGAAGCTCGCGGCGACCACGCTCACCGTTCCCGAGGGATCACCGGCGATCGACGAACGCGTCGTCAGTCTCGACGTCCCGGAGGGTGTGCGGATCTACGCCCACGGTCGGGCGGGCGAAGCGATGGATATCCCGTTGCCGCGAACCGCGATCGAGGCCGGCGACCAGCTCGCGGTCGTCGCCGAACCGGACGCCGTGAGCGTCGTCCGCGACCGGCTCCGCGGGGACACAGGCGAGGCCTAG
- the speB gene encoding agmatinase, producing MFPDASAERDDADYVLVGAPLDRSTTFQPGARFGPRRVRQFAKTFDDYDRRTDRRFSALGVHDAGDLDTFTDVTEYLDFLMGLLGDAADDGAIPLLVGGEHTVSVAGVRATEPDVFVCLDAHLDLRESYAGDEYSHATVTRHVLDIADRAVVLGARAGSEAEWERADRDDVTVVPPGDVADWEPDFDDGTSVYCSVDIDAADPGFAPGTGTMEPFGLEPRELRSVVRSVAPSTVGFDLVEVNDRDDGQAAALGAKLLREFVYTHAHARTDD from the coding sequence GTGTTCCCCGACGCGAGCGCCGAACGGGACGACGCCGACTACGTCCTCGTCGGCGCGCCGCTCGACCGCTCGACCACGTTTCAGCCCGGCGCACGCTTCGGTCCCCGCCGGGTGCGCCAGTTCGCGAAAACGTTCGACGACTACGATCGACGAACTGATCGCCGCTTTTCGGCCCTCGGCGTCCACGACGCCGGCGATCTCGACACGTTCACGGACGTCACGGAGTATCTCGACTTCCTCATGGGGTTGCTCGGCGACGCTGCCGACGACGGAGCCATCCCGCTGCTCGTGGGTGGCGAACACACGGTGAGCGTCGCGGGCGTGCGCGCGACCGAGCCCGACGTGTTCGTCTGTCTCGATGCCCACCTCGATCTCCGGGAGTCGTACGCGGGCGACGAGTACAGCCATGCCACCGTCACGCGTCACGTGCTCGATATCGCCGATCGAGCCGTCGTCCTCGGCGCGCGCGCCGGCAGCGAAGCCGAGTGGGAGCGCGCCGACCGCGACGACGTCACGGTGGTCCCGCCCGGCGACGTGGCCGACTGGGAGCCGGATTTCGACGACGGGACTTCGGTCTACTGTAGCGTCGACATCGACGCCGCCGATCCCGGATTCGCACCGGGGACCGGCACGATGGAACCGTTCGGGCTCGAACCGCGCGAGCTCCGATCCGTCGTCCGATCGGTCGCGCCGTCGACCGTGGGGTTCGATCTCGTCGAGGTGAACGACCGCGACGACGGCCAGGCGGCCGCGCTCGGAGCGAAACTCCTCCGGGAGTTCGTCTACACCCACGCTCACGCCCGAACCGACGACTGA
- a CDS encoding aldo/keto reductase, whose amino-acid sequence MQQITVDGTTVPALGFGTSGMDTDDERYRAVSAALDAGYRHVDTAQMYESESAVGDAMGDSGIDREEVFVTTKLLGENRAHDAVIESTRDSLDRLDTEYVDLLLIHSPDQEVAHEETLDAMNELVEEGTVENIGVSNFSVEETRAAIEHSDAPILTNQVEYNVHERRDDLLSLCLDEDVMLTAYSPLGVGDCLDNEVVTGIADDHDKTAAQVAIRWLLQQPLVSPIPMSSNPEHVRANADVFDFELTDDEMRDLFAIGGDLDDDLAGKLGL is encoded by the coding sequence ATGCAACAGATCACCGTGGATGGCACGACGGTCCCCGCACTCGGCTTCGGCACGTCGGGAATGGACACCGACGACGAGCGGTATCGGGCCGTCTCGGCCGCGCTCGACGCGGGCTATCGCCACGTCGACACCGCACAGATGTACGAGAGCGAATCGGCGGTCGGCGACGCGATGGGTGATTCCGGAATCGACCGCGAGGAGGTGTTCGTCACCACGAAGCTGTTGGGCGAGAATCGCGCCCACGACGCGGTGATCGAGTCGACCCGCGACAGCCTCGACCGCCTCGACACCGAGTACGTCGATCTCCTCCTGATCCACTCGCCCGATCAGGAGGTGGCTCACGAGGAGACCCTTGACGCGATGAACGAACTCGTCGAGGAGGGAACGGTGGAGAACATCGGTGTCTCGAACTTCTCGGTCGAAGAGACGCGCGCGGCGATCGAGCACTCCGATGCGCCGATCCTCACGAACCAGGTCGAGTACAACGTCCACGAGCGCCGGGACGACCTGCTCTCGCTCTGTCTCGACGAGGACGTGATGCTCACCGCCTACAGCCCGCTCGGGGTCGGCGATTGCCTCGACAACGAGGTGGTCACGGGGATCGCCGACGACCACGACAAGACGGCCGCCCAGGTCGCGATCCGGTGGCTGCTCCAACAGCCGCTGGTGTCGCCGATCCCGATGTCATCGAACCCCGAGCACGTCCGGGCGAACGCCGACGTGTTCGACTTCGAACTCACGGACGACGAGATGCGCGATCTGTTCGCCATCGGCGGCGATCTCGACGACGATCTCGCTGGGAAACTCGGACTGTAG
- a CDS encoding IucA/IucC family protein, producing MDPNDTIRRHALDSETWETVESRLLTKMLEEFTYEEIIAPRKVNVDDEPATYRFDLGEASYRFEATERLMDGLHVYGDTVERRDGSDDWTAFTDPLGLVHDLGETTDLDGLTEGNLVREYKRTLLADAHIEARKRNRDDVNLLDFDYAELEGEMEGHPWITYNKGRLGWGYDDYQQFAPERKTPVTLSWVAIYKEKATFVATENVDHDSLVRRELGSRYEEFRDRLAARGLDPDAYYFLPVHDWQWENSIVPLFPDHIAAEDIVPLGEGPDEYLPQQSVRTFVNVDNEEKHHVKVPMRILNTLVWRGLPGERTELAPTVTEYVKGIYEEDEFLQEQGLVLPGEIAGVNYDHSDFTDIEGSPYQYHELLGAVWRESIYTFLDDDEEAITLSALMHVDGEGEPYVSQLVAESGLTLDEWLAEFFETVLPPLLHFLYRYGTVFSPHGQNTILVVEDAVPSRLAVKDFADDVNVSDRPLPELDALADEMHDVLRKEPPEGLCQFIFCGLFVCVLRYVADLLVEHEEYSEDQFWTHARETILDYQSQFPELEERFELFDLLQPEFTKLSLNRNRIFDYGYDDAPGRPHATEHGTVTNPLYEVAADTPEHAKRSSRADD from the coding sequence ATGGATCCGAACGACACGATACGACGGCACGCACTGGACAGCGAAACGTGGGAGACGGTCGAATCCCGGCTCCTCACGAAGATGCTCGAAGAGTTCACGTACGAAGAGATTATCGCACCTCGAAAGGTCAATGTCGACGACGAGCCTGCTACCTACCGCTTCGACCTCGGCGAGGCATCGTACCGATTCGAAGCGACGGAGCGGTTGATGGACGGCCTCCACGTCTACGGCGACACCGTCGAACGTCGCGACGGGAGCGACGACTGGACCGCGTTCACGGATCCGCTCGGACTCGTTCACGATCTCGGCGAAACCACTGATCTCGACGGTCTGACTGAGGGGAACCTCGTTCGCGAGTACAAGCGAACGCTTCTCGCCGACGCCCACATCGAGGCACGCAAGCGAAACCGCGACGACGTCAATCTACTCGACTTTGACTATGCCGAACTCGAGGGCGAGATGGAGGGTCACCCCTGGATCACGTACAACAAAGGTCGTCTCGGCTGGGGGTACGACGACTACCAACAGTTCGCACCCGAGCGGAAAACCCCCGTGACGCTCTCATGGGTCGCCATCTACAAGGAAAAGGCGACCTTCGTCGCTACGGAAAACGTCGATCACGACTCGCTCGTCCGGCGCGAACTCGGTTCCCGTTACGAGGAGTTCCGCGACCGGCTGGCCGCACGGGGCCTCGACCCGGACGCCTACTACTTCCTGCCGGTGCACGACTGGCAGTGGGAGAACAGTATCGTCCCGCTGTTCCCCGATCACATCGCGGCCGAGGACATCGTGCCACTCGGTGAAGGACCGGACGAGTACCTGCCACAGCAGTCGGTACGTACCTTCGTCAACGTCGACAACGAGGAGAAACACCACGTCAAAGTCCCAATGCGGATCCTCAATACCCTGGTCTGGCGCGGTCTCCCCGGGGAGCGGACTGAACTCGCTCCCACCGTCACCGAGTACGTCAAGGGTATTTACGAGGAAGACGAGTTCCTGCAAGAGCAGGGGCTCGTCCTCCCGGGTGAGATCGCGGGCGTCAACTACGACCACTCAGATTTCACCGACATCGAGGGCTCGCCCTACCAGTACCACGAACTGCTCGGCGCTGTCTGGCGAGAGTCGATCTACACGTTCCTGGACGATGACGAAGAAGCCATCACGCTCTCCGCGCTGATGCACGTCGACGGCGAGGGCGAACCCTACGTCTCGCAACTCGTCGCGGAGTCGGGACTCACGCTCGACGAGTGGCTTGCGGAGTTCTTCGAGACTGTGCTTCCGCCGCTCTTGCACTTCCTCTATCGCTACGGTACGGTCTTCTCCCCGCACGGACAGAACACGATCCTGGTCGTTGAAGACGCGGTTCCATCCCGCCTCGCGGTCAAGGACTTCGCCGACGACGTGAACGTGAGCGACCGGCCGCTTCCCGAACTGGACGCGCTCGCAGATGAGATGCACGACGTTCTCCGAAAGGAGCCCCCCGAGGGACTCTGTCAGTTCATCTTCTGTGGACTGTTCGTCTGTGTGCTCCGATACGTCGCGGACCTCCTCGTGGAACACGAGGAGTACTCCGAAGATCAGTTCTGGACCCACGCGCGGGAGACGATACTTGACTACCAGTCGCAGTTCCCCGAACTGGAAGAACGGTTCGAGCTCTTCGACCTGCTTCAGCCCGAGTTCACGAAGCTCAGCCTCAACCGGAACCGAATCTTCGACTACGGCTACGACGACGCGCCCGGTCGTCCCCACGCCACCGAGCACGGCACGGTGACGAACCCCCTCTATGAGGTCGCAGCCGACACGCCGGAGCACGCGAAACGGTCGAGCCGCGCTGACGACTAG
- a CDS encoding aminotransferase class I/II-fold pyridoxal phosphate-dependent enzyme, whose protein sequence is MEIEPFTLERWFDEHEHDADIMLAESGIRSLDSSRFDTDPGELGYVIPTDGDPEFRAQVADRYDRSADDLLFTCGTQEANLLAVLATLDPDDHAVVVTPTYQSLYALPEAIADVTRVELTPPDWRLDVDAVADAIEPDTRLVVCNNPNNPTGRYHSGERIEALYDLAADNDAYLLCDEVYRLLADDPLPPVASLGEWGISTTSLTKAYGLAGLRFGWLCGPPEIADAARRWKDYTTISPSIFGQHIARQALGEQEKTILDENRKHARRNHEVVREFVDEHGLDWHDPVGVNGFPTVPSGFTDAREFCRTVVEEESVVLAPGDVFGFDDRFRIGFGLPADELDEGLERVGRVIEAHTTE, encoded by the coding sequence ATGGAGATCGAACCGTTCACGCTCGAACGCTGGTTCGACGAGCACGAACACGACGCCGACATCATGCTCGCCGAAAGCGGTATCCGGAGCCTCGATTCCTCGCGGTTCGACACCGATCCCGGCGAGCTCGGCTACGTGATCCCGACCGATGGCGACCCCGAGTTCCGGGCACAGGTCGCCGACCGCTACGACCGCTCGGCCGACGACCTCCTCTTTACCTGTGGCACGCAGGAGGCCAATCTGCTCGCTGTCCTCGCGACGCTCGACCCTGACGATCACGCGGTGGTCGTGACCCCGACCTACCAGTCCCTCTACGCGCTTCCCGAGGCGATCGCGGATGTCACTCGCGTCGAACTCACGCCGCCGGACTGGCGCCTTGACGTGGATGCGGTCGCCGACGCGATCGAACCCGACACACGACTCGTGGTCTGCAACAACCCGAACAACCCCACCGGACGATACCACTCGGGCGAGCGGATCGAGGCGCTCTACGATCTCGCGGCCGACAACGACGCCTACCTCCTCTGTGACGAAGTGTACCGGCTGCTCGCCGACGATCCCCTTCCTCCTGTCGCGAGTCTCGGTGAGTGGGGGATCAGTACGACGAGTCTCACCAAGGCCTACGGCCTCGCCGGCCTCCGGTTCGGCTGGCTGTGTGGCCCGCCCGAGATCGCCGATGCGGCGCGACGCTGGAAGGATTACACCACGATCTCGCCTTCGATCTTCGGCCAGCATATCGCGCGCCAGGCCCTCGGCGAGCAGGAGAAGACGATCCTCGACGAGAACCGCAAGCACGCCCGCCGGAACCACGAGGTCGTCCGGGAGTTCGTCGACGAACACGGTCTCGACTGGCACGACCCCGTCGGCGTCAACGGGTTTCCGACGGTTCCATCGGGGTTCACGGACGCCCGCGAGTTCTGCCGGACGGTGGTCGAAGAAGAGAGCGTGGTGCTCGCACCGGGCGACGTCTTCGGGTTCGACGACCGGTTTCGGATCGGGTTCGGGCTCCCGGCCGACGAGCTCGACGAGGGGCTCGAACGGGTCGGTCGGGTGATCGAAGCACACACGACCGAGTAG
- a CDS encoding helix-turn-helix domain-containing protein, with the protein MGVIAEFSLAPEKLSFATALSAAPSVEFEIEREYGTRSATPVAFCWARGDDLATFDRGLERDETVTDIQRLSESDDRRLYRVRLTGTAPVMTYDAWIDLGAARLEMCYTDGRWHTRMRFPDREALTTFSGFCDEHGLEFRLDRLYDTDPSDGPPRDRLTSCQRETLQLAHERGYFDIPRQATLGDLAEDLGVSNQAVSERLRRGCARLVGDLFG; encoded by the coding sequence ATGGGCGTCATCGCCGAGTTCAGTCTCGCGCCGGAGAAACTCTCGTTCGCGACGGCGCTCTCGGCCGCACCGTCGGTCGAGTTCGAAATCGAGCGGGAGTACGGGACGCGCTCGGCAACGCCGGTCGCGTTCTGTTGGGCGCGCGGTGACGATCTCGCGACGTTCGATCGCGGACTCGAACGCGACGAGACCGTGACCGACATCCAACGGCTGAGCGAATCGGACGACCGACGACTCTATCGCGTGCGACTGACTGGCACAGCTCCCGTCATGACTTACGACGCGTGGATCGATCTCGGGGCAGCCCGCCTCGAAATGTGCTACACCGACGGACGATGGCACACAAGAATGCGGTTTCCCGATCGCGAAGCACTGACCACGTTCAGTGGGTTCTGTGACGAGCACGGACTCGAGTTCCGACTCGACCGACTGTACGACACCGATCCCAGCGACGGACCACCGCGGGATCGGCTCACGTCCTGCCAGCGCGAAACCCTCCAGTTGGCCCACGAACGCGGCTACTTCGACATCCCACGTCAGGCCACTCTCGGCGACCTCGCCGAGGATCTCGGTGTCTCGAACCAGGCTGTTTCCGAACGGCTCCGTCGCGGCTGTGCGCGGCTCGTCGGCGATCTGTTCGGCTAA